The Methanocaldococcus infernus ME region CCCATAAGCATGCCAAGAGCCTTTTCTTTCTTTTCTTTAACAACCTCAATATTTTCTTTAATAATTTCCTCAATGATTTTTTCAACTTCTTCCCTTGAAAGTCCTTTTAATCCTTTAATTTCTAAGATCTCATCTATTTCCTTCTCAGGCATCTCACAGAATCCTTTTAAAACCTCTGGAATTCCTTCCTTAGCTAACTTCCCTTCAGAGAGAGCTTTAAATAACTCTCTTAAGTGGCTCTCTTTGATGTTCTCTATATTATAGCCCTCTCTCCTAATCTCTTTTAATGTTTCTTCTAAGGTTTTAGCTATTAAGGTTGGCTTTATATTTTTAAACTCCTTACATAGCTCTTCAAAAAGGTCAACATAGTAGCTTAAAACCATCTTCTTAGCAAGCTCTTCACTCAACTTATACTCCTTTATAAACCTCTCAACCTTTTCCTCAGGAAGTTCTGGCAAATTACTTTTAATTTCATTTATTAGCTCTTCAGTAATGTAAATTGGAGGAATGTCTGTTTCAGGATACATCCTTGCAGCTCCTGGGAGGGGTCTTAAGTAAGAGGTTGTTCCATCATCTAAAGCTCTTCTTGTTTCTTCAGGAACTCCCTCTATAGCTTCCTTAGCCCTCTCAATTACTGCTTCTAATGCCTTTATAGCCTTCTCTTCTTCATCAGCAACTATAATTATTGTGTCTTCTTCCTCAGCCTTTAACCTCTCTCTCAGCTTTTTAACATCTTCATCAGTTATCCCATAATTTGGAAGCTCATCAGTGTGGAATATTCCACCAACTCCAGCTATAACTTTAGCCCTATCAGAGAACTCTGTCCCTAACCTTCTTCCAGGTTGTATTTCCTTCCCAACCAAGCCTGAAAATTTCTTTAAGATAATAGCTTTAACCTTCCCTCCTCTCTCTATAGCTCTCTTTATAATCCTTGATTTACACTCTTTAAAGAGATCAGTGACATCATAAATTTCCTCTATGACATAAGCTCCTCTACTTTTAAGCTCATCCCTAATCTTTAGTAAATTAACCTGTCTTAGTACTTCATACTCAACAACCTTATCTATTAAGTTTAGCTCAGAAACCCCTTTTATCTCAACCCTTGCCCCATCCTTTATAGAGATATTGATATCCTGCCTTATTGTCCCTATTCCTCTCTTAACCTTCCCAGTAGCTCTTAAGATTTCTCCAATTCTCTTAGCTACATCCTTAGCCATCTTTGGACTCTTTATATCAGGAGCTGTTGATATCTCAACTAATGGAATTCCTAACCTGTCTAAGTTATAAACCACTATTCCCTCTCTCTCCTCCACTTTCCTGGCAGCATCTTCTTCTAAACATAAACTCTCTATTCTAACTTTCCCATCCTCAGTTTCAACATATCCATCTCTTGCTAAAAAGATAGTTCTCTGAAATCCTGAAGTGTTTGACCCATCAATAACTATCTTTCTCATTACATAGGCTAAATCAACAGGTTTCATGTTCATTAAAAGAGCCACTTCTAAAGCTATTTTTAAAGCCTCTTCACTTGGCTCATGTGGTGGCTCCTCATCAAGCTCAACTAAGCAAGTGCTGTCATTATAGTATTGATATAAAAATTTCTTCCCCTTCCTTGCCTCTAAAAGAGCTGCTCTATCTATCTCTCCAACTTCACTAAGTGTAGGTCTTAAAATTCTTAAAATCTCTCCATCTGGCTCATCATCTCTTAAAATTGTAGGACAGTGGCAAAAGAGTTTTCTTTCAGTATTTAACTGCTGATGTATTTCCAAACCAACCTTTAAGCCTAATTTTTCATAGTCCATCCTTTCACCCTTTATATACTTTTATATATATCTAAGTTCATACTATAAATAGAGCCCCATATAAATAAAGTTAATTAGGTGCATTATTATGTGTGAGATAAAAATAGTTAATGTTGTAGTCTCCACAAAGATAGCTGATAGCATAGACTTGGAAGAAGTTGCCTTAGTCTTAGAAAATGCTGAATATGAGCCTGAACAATTCCCAGGGTTGGTTTGTAGGTTAAATGATCCTAAGGTTGCTCTACTAATGTTTAGAAGTGGTAAGGTTAACTGTACTGGAGCCAAGAGTAAGGAAGAGGCTGAGAGAGCTATAAAGAAGATTATTAAAGAGCTTAAAGATGCTGGCTTTGATGTCAATGAAAATCCAGAAATTAAAGTTCAGAACATGGTGGCTACAGCTGATTTAGGCTTTGAGCCAGACTTGAATGAGATAGCTATTTATGTGGATGAAACAGAGTATGAGCCTGAACAATTCCCAGGGTTGGTTTATAGGCTAAATGACCCTAAGGTTGTTGTTCTCATCTTTGGTAGTGGTAAAGTTGTTATCACTGGGCTAAAGAGTGAGGAAGATGCTAAGAAAGCTTTAGAGAAGATAAAAGAAACAATTAGAGAGATTCAGGAGATGGAGGATGATTGGGATAATAGACTATAATGCAGGGAACTTAAGAAGTATCTTGAAGGCTGTTGAACTCTTTGATAAGGCTAAGATTATAAAAAGTGAGGAGGAAATTTTAAGCTCAGATAAATTGATCCTTCCAGGGGTTGGGAACTTTGGAAGTGCTATAAAAAACTTGTCTCCTGTTAAGGAAGCTATAGTTAAGGCTATTGATGAAGGGGTTCCTTTCTTAGGCATCTGTTTAGGGTTACAGATACTATTTGAGTGGAGTGAAGAGGCTAATGAAGAAGGGTTAAAGATTATTAAGGGAGAGGTTTTAAGATTTAGGAAGGGAAAGGTTCCACATATGGGATGGAATACAGTTAAAATTTTAAAAGACTCACCTATCTTTGAGGGAATAAAGGATGAAGAATATTTTTACTTTGTTCATTCCTATTATGTTGTCCCAAGGGAAGACTGTGTTGTTGGAGAAACTAACTACTATATAAATTTCCCATCAGTTATACAGAGAGATAATTTATTGGCTACTCAATTCCATCCTGAGAAGAGTGGTAAGATTGGGCTAAGGTTGTTAGAAAACTTTATAGAGCTATTTTAAGTGATCCTTATGCTATTTGTATATGAAGTTAAAACAAAAAAGAGAGAGGAGTTAGTTGATATAACTAATTATCTCTTAGATGCTGTAGAGAAGAGTAGAGTTAGAGATGGAATAGCCATTATTTACTGCCCTCACACAACAGCAGCTATAACAATTAATGAAAATGCTGACCCAACAGTTAAAGAGGATATAATAAACTTTTTATCCCACCTAATTCCTAAAAATTTTAACTATAGACATTTGGAGGGAAACTCTGATGCACATATAAAAAGCTCTTTAATAGGCTCATCTGAAACCATCATTATTAAGGATGGTAAGCCACTATTAGGAACTTGGCAAGGCCTATTCTTTGCAGAATTTGATGGACCAAGGACAAGGAAGGTTTATATAAAAATTATTGAGGGATAGACATGAAGATCTTAGGCATCAGTGGAAGCCCAAGGGCTGAGGGAAATACAACATACTTGGTTAAGTTAGCCTTAGAAGAGGCTAAGAAGTTAGGAGCTGAAGTAGAATTCATAAGCTTAGCTGGAAAGGAGCTGAATCCTTGTATAGCCTGTAATAAGTGTAAAGAGACTGGAAAGTGTATAATTGAGGATGATGTTGAAGACATCTTAAAGAAGATGTTAGAAGCTGATGGAATCATCTTAGGCTCTCCTGTCTATTTTGGTGGAGTTACCGCTCAGCTAAAGATGATTATGGATAGAAGTAGGCCACTGAGATCAGGGTTTCAGTTAAAAAATAAGGTTGGTGGAGCCATCTCAGTAGGAGGAAGTAGAAATGGTGGCCAGGAAACAACAATAGAGCAAATACATAACTTTTTCTTAATTCACTCTATGATTGTTGTAGGAGATGCTGAACCAACAGCTCACTATGGAGGAACAGGCTTTGGCAGAGCTCCAGGAGATTGTGAGAAGGATGAGGTTGGAATAGAAACAGCTAAGAATGTAGGTAGAAAAGTGGCTGAGATTGTTAAGCTCATAAAGGGAGAATAAATGATAACTCTAAAGAACTCTAAGATAGTGAATATTTTTAGTGGTGAAATCTTAGAGGGAAATGTTATTTTCTCCAACAATAAAATAATTTTTGTTGATTACAACTCTCTTTTAGAGAAGGGGAAGGTTATAGATTTAAAGGGAAAGTATTTAGCTCCAACATTCATAGATGGGCATATTCATATAGAGAGTTCTCACCTAATCCCTTCAGAGTTTGAAAAATTAGCCTTAAAGTTTGGGATCTCTAAGGTTGTTGAGGATCCTCATGAAATAGCCAATGTCTTAGGCTTAGAGGGAATAAAGTTCTTAATAAACAATCCAAAATATTTAGATTTGTATATAATGGCTCCCTCCTGTGTGCCAGCAACTGAGTTGGAGAGTAGTGGAGCCAAGTTAGGGGTTAAAGAGATTGAAGAGCTTTTAAAGTTAGATAAGTGCTTAGGCTTAGGAGAAGTTATGGACTACCTTGGAGTTATAAATGAAAAAGAAGAGCTTTTAAAGAAGATAGAGTTGGCTAAGAAGTATAAAAAGGCTGTAGATGGACACTCTCCTGGGCTGAGAGGAGAGGATTTAGAGCTTTACCTCTCCAAGGGAATTATGAGTGACCATGAAGTGTTAGATGGAGAAGAGGCTTTAGAGAAGTTAAGACTTGGAGTTAAGGTTATGTTAAGATATGGAAGTGTCTCAAAAACAATTAACTTATTAGATGGCATTAAAGAGAGGGACTTAAGGAATGTAATCTTAGTTAGTGATGACATAAACTTAGAAGATTTAAAAAGAGGCTACTTAATAAATGCTCTAAAAGAAGCTGTTAAGTATGTTGATCCAGTAAAGGCTATTCAGATGGTGACAATAAACCCAGCTGAGTACTTTGGCTTAGACATTGGAATAAAGCCAGGAGGGGAAGCAAGCTTTATAATTTTTGAAGACTTGGAGAGCTTTAAGATAGATAGGGTTATTATTAAAGGTAAGTTTTATGAAGAGTTGAACTTTGAGAGGAGAGACTTTAAAGTTAAGAAGTCAGTAAATATAAGCTATAAAAAAGAGGATTTAAAGATTGAACTTAAAGGAAGGGTTAGGGTTATAAAGCCAATAAAAGGCTCTCTTTTAACTGAAGAGCTAATTTTAACAGCTGAGGAAGCTAAGGCCCTATTGGAAAAAAATAAGATTAACAAAATTTATGTCTTAGAAAGGCATAAGGGTTTAGGGAATGTTGGGAAAGGCTTAATTTATAACTTTTTAAAGAAGGGAGTTTTAGCTTCAACCTATGCACATGATTCTCACAACTTAATAGTTGTTGGGAATGATGAGAGAGATATAGAATTAGCTATAAAAACAATAAAAGAGATTAATGGAGGGTTTGTAGCTGTCCATAATGGGGAGGTTAAGGCTATTAAATTGGAGGTTGCTGGACTTATGAGCTCTTCCTTAGAGAGATTTGAAAAAGAGAGAGAAGAGCTTTATAATTTTATTGAGGGATGGTCAGACTTTGAAGATCCCTTCTTATCCCTATCTTTCTTCTCCCTTCCAGTGATTCCAAAGTTAAAGATAACTGATAAGGGGTTAGTTAAAGATATGGAGTTAGTTAGCCTATATCTTTAATCTTCTTGTTGCTCTTCTATGTGCCCAGCAGTTTATACAAATTCCAACTGGTAAGGAAGCTGTATGAGTTCCAGCAACCTCTATAAAGACATCTAAGGCTGTTATCTCTCCACCTAATCCCATAGCTCCAATTCCTAAGCTATTTATCTTCTTTAAAAGCTCTTCCTCTAACTTAGCTATCTCCTCATCTCTATGCCTCTCTCCAATCTTCCTTAATAGTGCCTTTTTAGCCAGCTTTAAAGCTAAGTCTGAACTTCCTCCTATCCCTATGCCAACCACTATAGGAGGACATGGCTTTCCAGAGGCATTAACAACAGTTTCTAAAACAAACTTTTTTATCCCACTAACTCCCTCAGCAGGAGTTAGCATTTTTAAAGCACTCATATTTTCACTACCAGCTCCCTTAGGGAAGACAGTAATCTCTATCTCTTTTTCAAGGGAGTGGTCAAATTCATAGCTTATATAAGGAATATCTAAACCAACATTTCCTAAGTTTTCTCTACTTATTGGATGGACAACATTAGGCCTTAATGGAATCTCTTCAGTTGCTCTCTTCACTCCCTCTCTTATCTCATTGACAATTTTTAATACTTCTTCTCCTTTTACACCTCTGCCAATCTTTAAAAAAACTATTGGTAATCCAGTATCTTGGCATAAGGGAATATTCTCTCTCTCAGCAATCTCAATATTTTTCAATATTGCCTTTAATGTTTCCTTTGCCAACTTACTACTCTCTTTTTCATAACTCTCTTTTAGAGCTTTTTTAACATCCTCTGGTAATTTAACAACAGCCTCTCTAAAAAGCTCTATTACAGTTTCTTGAATCATGAAGAATCACTTAAATATTTTTATCTATGAGCATAGCAACAAGTTATTACATCTCCAACATCATCAACTCTACAAAATCCAAATCTTTCAAATTGTATAATCTCTCCAACCTCTGGGTTGAAGTTGATCTCAGCTAACCCCTCTTTAACTTCTCCATCAGGCATTAGTACTTTAACTCTCTTAGTTTCTTCAGTTGGGATCCAGTGAATAATCTTAGCCTTATTTTTTCTTGC contains the following coding sequences:
- a CDS encoding fumarate hydratase, with the translated sequence MIQETVIELFREAVVKLPEDVKKALKESYEKESSKLAKETLKAILKNIEIAERENIPLCQDTGLPIVFLKIGRGVKGEEVLKIVNEIREGVKRATEEIPLRPNVVHPISRENLGNVGLDIPYISYEFDHSLEKEIEITVFPKGAGSENMSALKMLTPAEGVSGIKKFVLETVVNASGKPCPPIVVGIGIGGSSDLALKLAKKALLRKIGERHRDEEIAKLEEELLKKINSLGIGAMGLGGEITALDVFIEVAGTHTASLPVGICINCWAHRRATRRLKI
- a CDS encoding flavodoxin family protein, whose translation is MKILGISGSPRAEGNTTYLVKLALEEAKKLGAEVEFISLAGKELNPCIACNKCKETGKCIIEDDVEDILKKMLEADGIILGSPVYFGGVTAQLKMIMDRSRPLRSGFQLKNKVGGAISVGGSRNGGQETTIEQIHNFFLIHSMIVVGDAEPTAHYGGTGFGRAPGDCEKDEVGIETAKNVGRKVAEIVKLIKGE
- a CDS encoding secondary thiamine-phosphate synthase enzyme YjbQ, which translates into the protein MLFVYEVKTKKREELVDITNYLLDAVEKSRVRDGIAIIYCPHTTAAITINENADPTVKEDIINFLSHLIPKNFNYRHLEGNSDAHIKSSLIGSSETIIIKDGKPLLGTWQGLFFAEFDGPRTRKVYIKIIEG
- a CDS encoding TATA-box-binding protein, translated to MCEIKIVNVVVSTKIADSIDLEEVALVLENAEYEPEQFPGLVCRLNDPKVALLMFRSGKVNCTGAKSKEEAERAIKKIIKELKDAGFDVNENPEIKVQNMVATADLGFEPDLNEIAIYVDETEYEPEQFPGLVYRLNDPKVVVLIFGSGKVVITGLKSEEDAKKALEKIKETIREIQEMEDDWDNRL
- the gatE gene encoding Glu-tRNA(Gln) amidotransferase subunit GatE, whose amino-acid sequence is MDYEKLGLKVGLEIHQQLNTERKLFCHCPTILRDDEPDGEILRILRPTLSEVGEIDRAALLEARKGKKFLYQYYNDSTCLVELDEEPPHEPSEEALKIALEVALLMNMKPVDLAYVMRKIVIDGSNTSGFQRTIFLARDGYVETEDGKVRIESLCLEEDAARKVEEREGIVVYNLDRLGIPLVEISTAPDIKSPKMAKDVAKRIGEILRATGKVKRGIGTIRQDINISIKDGARVEIKGVSELNLIDKVVEYEVLRQVNLLKIRDELKSRGAYVIEEIYDVTDLFKECKSRIIKRAIERGGKVKAIILKKFSGLVGKEIQPGRRLGTEFSDRAKVIAGVGGIFHTDELPNYGITDEDVKKLRERLKAEEEDTIIIVADEEEKAIKALEAVIERAKEAIEGVPEETRRALDDGTTSYLRPLPGAARMYPETDIPPIYITEELINEIKSNLPELPEEKVERFIKEYKLSEELAKKMVLSYYVDLFEELCKEFKNIKPTLIAKTLEETLKEIRREGYNIENIKESHLRELFKALSEGKLAKEGIPEVLKGFCEMPEKEIDEILEIKGLKGLSREEVEKIIEEIIKENIEVVKEKKEKALGMLMGRAMAKLRGKADGKMVNEILRSKIKEFI
- the ade gene encoding adenine deaminase codes for the protein MITLKNSKIVNIFSGEILEGNVIFSNNKIIFVDYNSLLEKGKVIDLKGKYLAPTFIDGHIHIESSHLIPSEFEKLALKFGISKVVEDPHEIANVLGLEGIKFLINNPKYLDLYIMAPSCVPATELESSGAKLGVKEIEELLKLDKCLGLGEVMDYLGVINEKEELLKKIELAKKYKKAVDGHSPGLRGEDLELYLSKGIMSDHEVLDGEEALEKLRLGVKVMLRYGSVSKTINLLDGIKERDLRNVILVSDDINLEDLKRGYLINALKEAVKYVDPVKAIQMVTINPAEYFGLDIGIKPGGEASFIIFEDLESFKIDRVIIKGKFYEELNFERRDFKVKKSVNISYKKEDLKIELKGRVRVIKPIKGSLLTEELILTAEEAKALLEKNKINKIYVLERHKGLGNVGKGLIYNFLKKGVLASTYAHDSHNLIVVGNDERDIELAIKTIKEINGGFVAVHNGEVKAIKLEVAGLMSSSLERFEKEREELYNFIEGWSDFEDPFLSLSFFSLPVIPKLKITDKGLVKDMELVSLYL
- the hisH gene encoding imidazole glycerol phosphate synthase subunit HisH, producing the protein MIGIIDYNAGNLRSILKAVELFDKAKIIKSEEEILSSDKLILPGVGNFGSAIKNLSPVKEAIVKAIDEGVPFLGICLGLQILFEWSEEANEEGLKIIKGEVLRFRKGKVPHMGWNTVKILKDSPIFEGIKDEEYFYFVHSYYVVPREDCVVGETNYYINFPSVIQRDNLLATQFHPEKSGKIGLRLLENFIELF